In Anthonomus grandis grandis chromosome 5, icAntGran1.3, whole genome shotgun sequence, the following are encoded in one genomic region:
- the LOC126735962 gene encoding metaxin-3, producing the protein MTANDKFSLYIYDGDYGLPSMHVDCIKSLLYTSIAKVPLQIKLLNNIKLCTFYSGPYFVHKHLSFGAYSEIVPYINTLGYNLDFELNPKQKSESLALSNMVQMKLRGPLEYVFWLDQRNFEEFTRVWFTRALPWPLSIFYINRAKETAENLIQSMYATDCSMEIIRDNLSALTAECLSSLSARLGTLSYFHGDSPTSLDVIVYSYVAPLLKVPFPSNSISSLVSAWPNLVSFVKRIEAKYLPEVPKESKYLKHEEQTKTSDDDVSYVAISLLTVSAVTLVVGFAMSRGFITSRMY; encoded by the coding sequence ATGACCGCGAACGATAAATTTTCGTTATACATTTACGACGGCGACTACGGTTTGCCCTCGATGCACGTCGACTGTATAAAATCCCTACTCTACACATCGATCGCCAAAGTGCCCTTACAGATCAAACTGCTGAACAATATAAAGTTATGTACCTTTTATAGCGGTCCATATTTCGTACATAAACACTTGTCCTTTGGAGCATACAGTGAAATTGTGCCCTACATAAACACCTTGGGTTATAATTTGGATTTTGAATTGAACCCGAAGCAGAAAAGTGAGTCTTTGGCCCTGTCGAACATGGTTCAAATGAAACTGCGCGGACCATTAGAGTATGTGTTCTGGTTGGATCAAAGAAACTTTGAGGAGTTCACCAGGGTGTGGTTCACGAGGGCCTTACCTTGgcctttaagtattttttatataaacagaGCCAAAGAGACTGCCGAGAATCTCATCCAGAGCATGTATGCCACTGACTGTTCCATGGAGATTATTCGTGATAATTTAAGTGCTTTGACCGCAGAATGTTTGTCATCCCTGTCGGCCAGACTAGGTACCTTAAGCTACTTCCATGGAGACTCACCGACTAGCTTGGATGTTATTGTTTATAGCTATGTGGCCCCTTTGCTTAAAGTGCCTTTTCCATCAAACAGTATTAGCAGTTTAGTGTCTGCTTGGCCCAATTTGGTCAGCTTTGTCAAACGAATCGAAGCAAAGTATCTACCGGAAGTACCCAAGGAgtcaaaatacttaaaacatgaAGAACAAACCAAAACCTCTGACGATGATGTCTCTTATGTGGCTATATCTTTATTGACTGTTAGTGCAGTGACTTTGGTTGTCGGGTTTGCAATGAGCAGAGGGTTTATAACTTCCAggatgtattaa
- the LOC126735961 gene encoding odorant receptor 67c-like has translation MAEPLRAILQLNIQIFKYLLLWPNASFGRALNVLLLYGYFALNVFFCTPVVWAVLYQVYVGIEDIDVMLEALIAICDIMGYLIAYGCFLKNKEIIENIIKDINIFLKYCPSRVVKDTDLLCISYTKYMIVYVAIGVAFNLVWPLVSRNSCIAQKDSEFYLMHDPCGMPTHNFYPFDANRPEIFWLVYLIEGVYVCHICFVFSLVTVTIIGLMMHIKAQLKCCGKKFQRINYNGDREGIQKEFVICVNYHQEILEYAKRTFNVFKSVVVGYVLITSFATAVIGYQIVQADNIQDRLRYMMLLLAWMFLFFLICLHAQKLQNQSVSIADSVYNSNWYISLNDVDLKRKIMMVIARAQYPLYFKIEYIGVVSLLRFVAVMKTAYSFFTLLLTATGKK, from the exons ATGGCGGAGCCTTTGAGAGCCATCTTGCAGCTaaacattcaaatttttaaataccttcTTTTGTGGCCAAACGCCTCGTTTGGGAGGGCCCTCAATGTGCTTTTATTGTATGGATATTTTGccttaaatgtgtttttttgcaCGCCAGTTGTTTGGGCGGTTTTATACCAA GTGTATGTTGGTATAGAAGACATTGACGTCATGCTAGAAGCCTTAATAGCTATCTGTGATATCATGGGGTACCTCATAGCTTATgggtgttttttaaaaaataaggaaattatcgaaaatattattaaagatattaatatatttttgaagtaTTGTCCCTCGAGGGTTGTTAAGGATACGGACTTATTGTGCATCAGTTACACCAAAT atatgATCGTGTATGTGGCCATTGGGGTGGCCTTCAATCTAGTATGGCCACTGGTTTCTCGTAATTCTTGTATTGCCCAAAAAG atTCCGAATTTTACTTGATGCACGACCCTTGTGGCATGCCAACCCACAATTTCTACCCTTTCGATGCCAACCGACCGGAAATCTTTTGGTTAGTGTATCTTATTGAGGGCGTGTACGTCTGCCACATTTGTTTTGTCTTTTCACTGGTGACTGTCACTATTATTG GATTGATGATGCACATTAAGGCTCAGCTGAAGTGCTGCGGCAAGAAATTTCAACGTATCAATTACAACGGTGACAGGGAGGGGATTCAGAAAGAGTTTGTGATTTGCGTGAACTATCATCAAGAAATTCTAGA GTACGCTAAAAGGACCTTCAATGTCTTCAAATCGGTGGTAGTAGGTTATGTTTTAATTACGTCATTTGCCACGGCCGTGATTGGCTATCAGATCGTCCAGGCCGATAATATCCAGGATAGGTTGCGGTATATGATGCTCCTGTTGGCCTGGATGTTCCTGTTTTTCCTGATATGTTTGCATGCCCAAAAATTGCAAAACCAG agTGTCAGTATTGCCGACTCAGTATACAACAGTAACTGGTATATTAGTTTAAATGACGTGGATCTTAAGAGGAAAATTATGATGGTGATTGCCAGGGCTCAATatcctttatattttaaaattgagtaTATCGGGGTGGTGTCTTTGCTTCGATTTGTGGCC gTTATGAAAACTGCTTATTCGTTTTTCACCTTGCTTTTGACGGCCACTGGGAAAAAGTGA